A genomic window from Sphingobacterium spiritivorum includes:
- a CDS encoding S46 family peptidase: protein MKKLWIFVLLFAVSLSSFADEGMWFLMHIKRLNMADMQKKGLKLTAEEIYSINNSSLKDAIVQFNGGCTAEIVSNQGLVFTNHHCGYGAIAELSTPENDHLTNGFWAKTKAEELKPKSLFVRFFVRMDDVSKRILGLVNDKMTEKEREKIINQEIAKIQTENSEGGKYVVSVRSFYNGNEYYYFVYQDYTDVRLVGTPPNSIGKFGGDTDNWEWPRHTGDFSIFRVYGDKDGNPAQYSKENVPLKPKHFLPVSLKGFKDNDFAMILGYPGRTNRWMPSAGIEQNVKFAYPAWVESSKTGLDAMKKYMDRDQEVKINYASKYSGVANYWKNRQGMIDALTFHKTAATKAVEEAKFNKWANKAANKAKYGDVIKTINDYYAATNEKARHDNYLTGMIRSSTFAALPANLGGGLAQYAKENEAKRAEMLPKLNAFVQDSYEKLYQPLEIEVLTQELNLYAKKGGAIAPYIATLASKNGGDFSKDIEQAFATSIFASSEKVNAFLANPDAAAVAQDPLFLISSALMTKYREVLPGQEEAEGKFQAAHRKYIAGVLESNPKGKYYPDANSTLRLTYGSIMALPPNAKNDAAENYYTTLKGTIAKYKKGDEEFDLPQRLIDLYNTKDFGRYADKKGYMPVNFLSNNDITGGNSGSPVINGNGELIGLAFDGNIEAMAGDVIFDPKLQRTISVDIRYVLFIIDKFAGATNIIEELKIVE, encoded by the coding sequence ATGAAAAAATTATGGATTTTCGTACTGCTATTTGCAGTAAGTCTAAGCTCATTTGCCGACGAGGGGATGTGGTTTTTAATGCACATCAAACGCCTGAATATGGCAGATATGCAGAAAAAAGGCTTAAAATTAACAGCTGAAGAAATTTACAGCATTAACAATTCCAGTCTTAAGGATGCGATCGTACAATTCAACGGAGGATGTACAGCAGAGATCGTGTCTAATCAAGGTCTGGTATTTACCAATCACCACTGTGGTTACGGTGCTATCGCGGAGCTGTCTACACCAGAAAATGATCACTTAACAAACGGATTCTGGGCTAAAACAAAAGCGGAAGAATTAAAGCCTAAATCTTTATTTGTACGCTTTTTCGTACGCATGGATGATGTATCAAAGCGTATTCTTGGTCTTGTAAATGATAAAATGACCGAAAAGGAACGTGAGAAAATTATTAATCAGGAAATTGCAAAAATCCAGACAGAAAACAGCGAAGGTGGTAAATATGTAGTATCTGTAAGATCTTTCTACAATGGAAATGAGTATTACTACTTCGTTTATCAGGATTATACAGATGTTCGTCTGGTAGGTACGCCTCCTAACAGCATAGGTAAATTCGGTGGTGATACAGATAACTGGGAATGGCCACGCCATACCGGGGATTTTTCTATCTTCCGTGTCTACGGAGACAAAGACGGTAACCCTGCACAGTATTCCAAAGAGAATGTTCCGTTGAAACCAAAACACTTTCTTCCTGTCAGTCTGAAAGGTTTTAAGGATAACGACTTTGCAATGATTCTGGGATATCCGGGCCGTACAAACAGATGGATGCCTTCAGCAGGTATTGAGCAAAATGTAAAATTTGCTTATCCGGCATGGGTGGAATCTTCAAAAACAGGTCTGGATGCCATGAAAAAATACATGGATCGGGATCAGGAAGTAAAAATCAACTATGCTTCCAAATACTCGGGTGTAGCCAACTACTGGAAAAACCGTCAGGGTATGATCGATGCACTGACCTTCCATAAGACAGCAGCTACAAAAGCAGTAGAAGAAGCTAAATTCAATAAATGGGCTAACAAAGCAGCTAATAAGGCTAAGTATGGGGATGTTATCAAAACCATCAACGATTATTACGCAGCTACTAATGAAAAAGCAAGACACGACAATTACCTTACCGGTATGATCCGTTCTTCAACTTTCGCTGCACTTCCGGCAAATCTGGGTGGAGGTCTTGCTCAATATGCAAAAGAAAATGAAGCAAAAAGAGCAGAGATGCTTCCTAAGCTAAATGCTTTCGTTCAGGACTCATATGAAAAACTGTATCAGCCTTTGGAGATAGAAGTATTGACACAAGAACTTAATCTGTATGCTAAGAAAGGTGGCGCTATTGCTCCTTACATTGCTACATTAGCAAGCAAAAATGGCGGAGATTTCAGTAAGGATATAGAACAGGCCTTTGCCACAAGCATCTTCGCTTCATCTGAAAAAGTAAATGCCTTTCTTGCCAACCCTGATGCTGCAGCCGTTGCACAAGATCCGTTGTTCCTTATTTCTTCAGCTTTAATGACCAAATACCGCGAAGTATTGCCAGGTCAGGAAGAAGCAGAAGGAAAATTCCAGGCCGCGCACCGTAAATACATCGCCGGAGTACTGGAATCAAACCCAAAAGGAAAATATTATCCTGATGCGAACAGTACTTTACGTTTAACATATGGTTCGATAATGGCACTCCCTCCAAATGCAAAAAATGATGCAGCGGAAAATTACTATACAACGTTAAAAGGAACGATTGCGAAGTACAAAAAAGGAGACGAAGAATTCGACCTTCCGCAGCGTCTGATTGATCTGTACAATACAAAAGACTTTGGTCGTTATGCAGACAAGAAAGGATACATGCCTGTTAATTTCCTGAGCAACAACGACATTACCGGAGGAAATTCAGGATCTCCTGTAATTAACGGCAACGGTGAATTAATTGGCCTGGCTTTTGATGGTAACATTGAAGCAATGGCCGGAGATGTGATCTTCGATCCAAAACTACAACGTACAATATCTGTAGATATCCGTTATGTATTATTTATCATTGATAAGTTTGCAGGAGCTACAAATATCATTGAAGAACTGAAAATTGTAGAATAA
- a CDS encoding DEAD/DEAH box helicase, with amino-acid sequence MQNSFEDFKFNKQILNAISEAGYSVPTEIQQKAITPVLAGQDIMGIAQTGTGKTAAFVLPMLMKLKYAQGKDMRALILSPTRELAMQIEEHIQLFSKYLDLRTVVLYGGLGPKTQIENLEKGVDIIVATPGRFLDLYLEGHINVKSLKFLVMDEADKMMDMGFISKIHRILEVVPRKRQNLLFSATMSELVRKIAGDFLAFPTVIEVTEQATPAKTVQQAVYKVPNQKTKLNLLQHLLKDDESFHRLIVFCKTKTVADNVFHFLERKYGTEQVRVIHANKGQNTRINSINAFKEGNIRILVATDVAARGLDVSNVSHVINFEVPIVIEDYVHRIGRTGRAFNEGDAITFSNPAEEYYVRKIEKLIRQSIPVLEIPEGVFVEKTGFEERQAIAREIDNQKKKDDPDFKGAFHEKKYMLNGGGKPKPVKKAGAKKTTATGKKKKGKAFKPSK; translated from the coding sequence ATGCAAAACTCTTTTGAAGATTTCAAGTTCAATAAACAGATCCTCAATGCTATCTCAGAAGCTGGTTATTCCGTTCCGACGGAGATACAGCAGAAGGCCATTACCCCTGTCCTGGCAGGGCAGGATATCATGGGGATAGCGCAGACGGGAACGGGGAAAACAGCCGCGTTCGTCTTGCCTATGTTGATGAAGCTGAAATATGCGCAAGGTAAGGATATGCGTGCGCTTATCTTATCGCCTACACGGGAGTTGGCGATGCAGATCGAAGAACATATACAGTTGTTTTCAAAATATCTTGATCTGCGTACAGTCGTGCTTTACGGCGGCTTAGGACCTAAAACGCAAATTGAAAACCTGGAAAAGGGGGTAGATATTATTGTGGCTACACCGGGAAGGTTTTTAGATCTTTATCTGGAAGGGCATATCAATGTCAAGTCACTGAAATTTCTGGTCATGGACGAGGCCGATAAAATGATGGATATGGGGTTTATCTCCAAGATCCACCGTATATTGGAAGTCGTACCCCGGAAAAGACAAAATCTGTTGTTTTCAGCAACTATGAGTGAACTTGTCCGCAAAATTGCAGGAGATTTTCTGGCCTTTCCTACAGTAATTGAAGTTACAGAACAGGCTACTCCGGCTAAGACAGTACAGCAGGCTGTCTATAAGGTGCCTAATCAAAAAACAAAGCTCAATCTCTTACAACATCTTCTGAAGGATGATGAATCTTTTCACCGTCTTATTGTATTCTGTAAAACAAAGACTGTAGCAGATAATGTATTCCACTTTCTGGAACGAAAATATGGTACAGAGCAGGTGAGAGTGATTCATGCCAACAAGGGACAGAATACGCGTATCAATTCGATCAATGCATTCAAAGAAGGTAATATCAGGATTCTGGTTGCTACGGATGTAGCGGCACGTGGGCTGGATGTTTCTAATGTCAGTCATGTGATCAATTTTGAGGTGCCTATAGTTATTGAAGATTATGTGCATCGCATAGGACGTACAGGCCGTGCATTTAATGAAGGAGACGCTATTACGTTCAGTAATCCTGCGGAAGAATATTATGTTCGGAAGATCGAAAAACTTATTCGTCAATCGATTCCGGTTCTTGAAATTCCGGAAGGAGTTTTTGTCGAAAAAACAGGTTTTGAAGAACGTCAGGCTATAGCTCGTGAAATTGATAATCAGAAGAAAAAAGATGATCCTGATTTCAAAGGCGCTTTCCATGAGAAAAAATATATGCTCAATGGTGGCGGAAAACCTAAGCCTGTCAAGAAAGCAGGAGCAAAGAAGACGACAGCAACAGGAAAAAAGAAAAAAGGAAAGGCTTTCAAGCCTAGTAAATAA
- the gldC gene encoding gliding motility protein GldC encodes MKKAEIKLQIELDEQNVPETIHWTSSDGESSDELPAKAMFLALWDAQYKNSMRIDLWTKDMPYDEMKRFFYETLQTLGDTFIRSAGGDPMADKVIGDLRDYCAHFAEKMEVLEQQQ; translated from the coding sequence ATGAAAAAGGCAGAAATTAAATTACAGATAGAATTAGACGAGCAAAATGTCCCTGAGACTATTCACTGGACATCCAGTGATGGCGAGTCTTCAGACGAACTTCCTGCAAAGGCCATGTTTTTGGCATTATGGGATGCGCAATATAAAAACTCCATGCGTATTGATCTTTGGACCAAGGATATGCCATATGACGAAATGAAACGTTTCTTTTATGAGACATTGCAGACTTTGGGCGATACGTTTATCCGTTCGGCTGGTGGTGATCCTATGGCTGATAAAGTGATTGGTGATCTTCGTGATTATTGCGCACATTTTGCAGAGAAAATGGAAGTTCTGGAACAACAACAATAG
- a CDS encoding EVE domain-containing protein, translating to MNYFLVKSEPFKYSWEQFNKDGQTFWDGVRNYQARNNIKAMKEGDLVLFYHSNEGKEVVGIAKVVKEFYQDPTTEDERWVVVDLAPVETFKNPVTLEQIKSDTLLQDVALVRQGRLSVMPLKPEEFDRIVELGNQDI from the coding sequence ATGAATTACTTTTTAGTAAAGTCTGAGCCTTTCAAATACAGCTGGGAGCAGTTTAATAAAGACGGGCAGACCTTTTGGGACGGAGTGCGTAATTATCAGGCCCGAAATAATATAAAAGCAATGAAGGAAGGTGATCTGGTACTTTTCTATCATAGCAATGAAGGTAAAGAAGTAGTCGGTATCGCTAAAGTAGTAAAAGAATTTTATCAGGATCCTACGACAGAAGATGAACGTTGGGTGGTGGTAGATCTTGCTCCGGTGGAGACGTTTAAAAATCCCGTGACACTGGAACAGATTAAAAGTGATACACTGCTTCAGGATGTCGCATTAGTACGTCAGGGAAGGCTTTCGGTTATGCCGTTGAAGCCGGAAGAATTTGACAGAATAGTAGAGCTTGGTAATCAGGATATTTAG
- a CDS encoding acyl-CoA thioesterase, translating to MKSKTAKESYMVMNELVLPNDTNTFNNLMGGRLLYWMDICSAMAAQKHANSPVVTVSVDNVSFKRSIKLGEVLTIEAQVTRAFNTSLEVRMEVFAQNLPLGTKVKSNEAYYTFVAVDENTQPQPIPELIPETEKEQKLYDEALQRRELRLILAGKIKPQHATGIKKLLKMLEQKD from the coding sequence ATGAAATCAAAAACTGCAAAGGAATCTTACATGGTGATGAACGAGCTTGTTCTGCCCAATGATACCAATACATTTAATAATCTGATGGGAGGGCGTCTGCTCTACTGGATGGATATCTGCTCTGCTATGGCAGCTCAGAAACATGCGAATAGCCCTGTGGTCACCGTGTCTGTGGACAATGTATCTTTCAAAAGATCTATCAAACTGGGAGAAGTATTAACAATAGAAGCTCAGGTGACACGCGCTTTTAATACGTCTCTGGAAGTGCGGATGGAAGTATTTGCGCAGAATCTGCCATTGGGTACAAAAGTAAAATCGAATGAGGCTTATTATACATTTGTTGCTGTCGACGAGAATACTCAACCTCAGCCTATACCTGAGCTGATTCCGGAAACAGAAAAAGAACAGAAACTATATGATGAAGCTTTGCAGCGTCGGGAACTCAGGCTTATACTTGCGGGAAAAATTAAACCCCAGCATGCTACAGGGATCAAGAAGCTGTTAAAGATGCTCGAACAGAAGGATTAA
- a CDS encoding SDR family oxidoreductase gives MSKSTVLITGSNGFLGQKLTDLLSADSRYEVIATSKGENRNPNQADYTFRQLDILDTESLNNILQHYKPASIIHTAALTSVEACEEQPELCQRLNIDVVAQLGRYAALNNSYLVHLSTDFVFDGKNGPYKEDDPTNPLSAYGRSKVDSENALALTQCKYAVLRTILVYGIIADEKRSNLVLWAKDKLSKQEAIKVVNDQWRMPTFVDDLARACKSAIEKQQTGIFHISGEEMMSIAEAVYTIADFWNFDRTYISEISAATIGQTENRPCKTGFDLSKAKRLLDYQPTPFRKSLHLIDQQFKTFRPLNG, from the coding sequence ATGAGCAAGAGCACAGTACTGATCACAGGATCGAACGGCTTTTTAGGACAAAAACTGACAGATCTCTTATCTGCAGATTCCCGGTATGAAGTCATTGCTACTTCTAAAGGAGAGAACCGAAATCCCAATCAAGCCGACTATACTTTTAGACAGCTGGACATTCTGGATACAGAATCGTTAAATAATATACTGCAACACTATAAGCCGGCATCTATCATCCACACAGCAGCATTAACAAGTGTAGAGGCCTGTGAAGAACAACCCGAATTATGCCAGCGCCTGAATATTGATGTTGTAGCACAACTGGGAAGGTATGCCGCACTGAACAATAGCTATCTGGTGCATCTGTCCACTGACTTCGTATTTGATGGAAAAAACGGTCCTTATAAAGAGGATGATCCGACGAATCCCTTAAGTGCGTACGGTAGAAGTAAGGTCGATTCGGAAAACGCTCTTGCGCTGACTCAATGTAAGTATGCTGTACTTCGTACTATTCTGGTATACGGGATTATTGCCGATGAGAAAAGATCTAATCTGGTATTATGGGCCAAAGATAAACTCAGTAAACAAGAAGCGATAAAGGTGGTCAATGACCAGTGGCGAATGCCTACATTTGTGGATGATCTGGCAAGAGCTTGCAAATCCGCTATCGAAAAGCAACAAACAGGTATCTTTCATATCTCCGGTGAAGAAATGATGAGCATTGCAGAGGCCGTATACACAATAGCTGATTTCTGGAATTTTGACCGTACATATATCAGCGAGATATCAGCCGCTACGATAGGACAAACAGAAAACAGACCCTGCAAAACCGGATTTGACCTGTCAAAAGCAAAGCGTCTTTTAGACTACCAGCCTACTCCTTTTAGAAAAAGTCTGCATCTGATTGACCAGCAATTCAAAACATTCAGACCATTGAATGGTTAA
- a CDS encoding M20/M25/M40 family metallo-hydrolase — MLKRHLTLTAVFIFFLLQLGMKTGYAQEIDQSILKKHIYFLASDKMKGRGTGSKEVKKAADYIEKQFRKYGLTPKGEKGYRQTFTAKVRRVVVPDSIRQADNIIGFIDNGAPYTVVIGAHYDHLGTGHQGSSKDSLGVGKIHNGADDNASGTAALLEMARHYSTNNIKENYNLLFIAFGAEELGLVGSRYFTENPTLPLDQITAMLNMDMIGRYNPQQGVAVIGYGTSKKWPEIFEGIKPAIKYYTGHDGNGGSDQTSFYKKDIPVLFFHTGGHPDYHMPTDDADKIDYLSLKGIIELELMVIDNIMKQQQKLDFQFTN, encoded by the coding sequence ATGTTAAAACGTCATCTAACCCTAACGGCTGTTTTTATTTTTTTCCTGTTACAACTGGGAATGAAAACGGGCTATGCACAAGAAATCGATCAAAGTATATTGAAGAAACACATTTATTTTCTGGCTTCAGACAAAATGAAAGGACGAGGTACAGGGAGTAAAGAAGTGAAAAAGGCTGCTGATTATATTGAAAAACAATTCAGGAAGTACGGACTGACCCCGAAAGGAGAAAAAGGCTACCGCCAGACATTTACAGCAAAGGTACGCCGTGTAGTGGTGCCGGACAGTATCCGACAGGCAGACAATATCATTGGATTTATAGATAACGGAGCGCCATATACAGTAGTAATAGGCGCACATTATGACCATCTCGGTACCGGACATCAGGGAAGCTCAAAGGATTCTTTGGGCGTAGGAAAAATCCACAATGGTGCTGACGACAATGCCTCAGGTACAGCAGCTCTGCTGGAAATGGCTCGTCATTACAGCACAAATAATATAAAAGAAAATTACAACCTCCTGTTTATAGCTTTCGGGGCGGAAGAGTTAGGACTCGTCGGCTCCAGATATTTTACAGAAAACCCTACCCTGCCGTTAGATCAGATCACGGCTATGCTGAATATGGATATGATAGGGCGCTATAATCCGCAGCAGGGAGTGGCTGTAATCGGATATGGCACAAGCAAAAAATGGCCGGAAATATTTGAAGGAATCAAACCCGCTATCAAATATTATACAGGTCACGACGGCAATGGCGGATCAGATCAGACTTCTTTCTACAAAAAAGATATTCCGGTACTATTCTTTCACACCGGAGGACACCCTGACTATCATATGCCGACAGATGATGCTGACAAAATCGATTATCTGTCTTTAAAAGGTATTATCGAACTGGAACTTATGGTTATAGATAATATCATGAAACAGCAACAAAAATTAGATTTTCAGTTTACCAATTAA
- a CDS encoding lipoprotein signal peptidase, with product MKGYTKPILLIVIILLIDQISKFWVKLNMTIGQSYKILGEYFQIHFIENNGMAYGMEFGGEAGKLFLTLFRIIAVAGIGYGLHYMIKHKYNRGFIMNVALILAGATGNIIDSTFYGMIFSESSWYNTATLFPAGGGYETIFHGKVVDMLYFPLISGHFPTWFPIWGGEEFLFFRPIFNIADSAISVGVVLILLFQKRYFKVEHEEKSSVHSEMLED from the coding sequence ATGAAAGGCTATACCAAACCCATTCTTCTTATTGTTATTATTCTGCTGATAGATCAGATCTCCAAGTTCTGGGTCAAGCTCAACATGACCATTGGTCAGAGTTACAAGATTCTGGGAGAATACTTTCAAATACATTTTATTGAAAACAATGGAATGGCCTATGGTATGGAATTCGGTGGTGAAGCAGGCAAGTTATTTCTGACACTGTTCAGAATCATAGCTGTAGCCGGTATCGGATACGGACTTCATTACATGATCAAGCACAAATACAACAGAGGGTTTATTATGAATGTGGCGCTGATACTGGCCGGAGCTACCGGTAATATCATCGATTCCACTTTCTACGGAATGATCTTTAGCGAAAGCTCCTGGTATAATACGGCAACATTATTCCCTGCAGGGGGCGGTTACGAAACCATCTTCCATGGAAAAGTTGTAGACATGCTTTATTTCCCGCTGATCAGCGGGCACTTCCCTACCTGGTTTCCGATATGGGGAGGAGAAGAATTCTTATTCTTCCGTCCTATCTTTAATATAGCTGACTCAGCTATATCAGTAGGTGTGGTGTTAATACTCTTGTTCCAGAAAAGATACTTCAAAGTAGAACACGAGGAAAAATCAAGTGTCCACAGCGAAATGCTGGAAGACTAA
- a CDS encoding TraR/DksA family transcriptional regulator, with protein sequence MADNTEKTRYSDVELQEFKSIILEKLRVAKEELSSLTKSLNNSNANGTDDTAGTYKTLEDGSATLEKEQTNQLAARQKKFIDNLEAALVRIENKTYGICRETGKLIQKERLKAVPHTTLSIEAKNKQY encoded by the coding sequence ATGGCAGATAACACAGAAAAAACTCGCTACAGCGATGTAGAACTGCAAGAGTTCAAAAGCATTATTTTAGAAAAATTGCGTGTTGCTAAGGAAGAACTTTCTTCGTTAACAAAATCACTAAACAACAGCAACGCAAATGGTACTGATGATACGGCTGGTACGTATAAAACATTAGAAGATGGTTCTGCCACTTTAGAAAAAGAACAGACCAATCAGTTAGCGGCCAGACAGAAGAAATTTATTGACAATCTGGAAGCAGCATTGGTACGTATTGAAAACAAGACTTATGGTATATGCCGTGAAACAGGAAAATTGATTCAGAAAGAAAGACTGAAAGCTGTTCCTCATACCACGCTAAGTATTGAAGCAAAAAACAAACAATATTAA